From one Gemmobacter sp. genomic stretch:
- a CDS encoding ABC transporter permease subunit — MTTMPDVRKDGFRLSMLLYDTRYRSITLQVIFLVIFVVAAWWLIHNTVENLRALGKDFSFGFLTVRSGYDINQRLIDYSSDSTHARAFLVGLLNTLLVAFLACITATIVGVLAGVLRLSNNWLVARLMTVYVEAFRNIPLLIWILLIFAIMTESMPAPAAFRGDNATSSMLLFGTIAVTNRGIYIPEPLFDRSLGNTDLGVFLVSNDLMAIIAVVVASLLVHRWLLRNAETVQNATGVRPVTWWKSILIFLVPLVALKFALGFHLGLPELKGFNFAGGTYLRNSLIALWFALTVYTGAFIAETVRAGILAISRGQTEAAAALGLRPARIMSLVILPQALRVIIPPMISQYLNITKNTSLALAVGYMDIRSTLGGITINQTGRELEGMLLMMLTYLVISLVISMGMNWYNASVRLKER; from the coding sequence ATGACGACCATGCCCGACGTCCGAAAGGACGGGTTTCGGCTCAGCATGTTGCTCTACGATACCCGGTATCGTTCGATCACCTTGCAGGTCATCTTCCTGGTGATATTCGTGGTCGCCGCCTGGTGGCTGATCCACAACACGGTGGAAAACCTGCGCGCGCTTGGCAAGGATTTCAGCTTCGGCTTCCTGACCGTGCGGTCCGGCTATGACATCAACCAGCGGCTGATCGACTACAGCAGCGACAGCACCCATGCCCGCGCCTTTCTGGTCGGGCTGCTGAACACGCTGCTGGTGGCCTTTCTGGCCTGCATCACCGCCACCATCGTGGGCGTGCTGGCCGGCGTGCTGCGGCTGTCGAACAACTGGCTGGTCGCCCGGCTGATGACCGTCTATGTCGAGGCGTTCCGCAACATCCCCCTGCTGATCTGGATCCTGCTGATCTTTGCGATCATGACGGAATCCATGCCTGCCCCCGCCGCGTTCCGGGGCGACAATGCCACCAGTTCCATGCTGCTGTTCGGCACCATCGCCGTCACCAACCGCGGCATCTACATACCGGAACCGCTGTTCGACCGCTCGCTGGGCAATACCGACCTGGGCGTGTTCCTGGTGTCGAACGACCTGATGGCGATCATCGCCGTGGTGGTGGCCAGCCTGCTGGTGCATCGCTGGCTGCTGCGCAACGCCGAAACCGTGCAGAATGCCACCGGCGTGCGGCCGGTGACCTGGTGGAAGTCGATCCTGATTTTCCTGGTGCCGCTGGTCGCGCTGAAATTCGCGCTGGGGTTCCACCTGGGCCTGCCCGAGCTGAAGGGCTTCAACTTTGCCGGTGGCACCTATCTGCGCAACTCGCTGATCGCGCTGTGGTTCGCGCTGACCGTCTATACCGGCGCCTTCATCGCCGAAACCGTGCGCGCCGGCATCCTGGCGATTTCGCGCGGCCAGACCGAGGCGGCGGCGGCCCTGGGCCTGCGCCCGGCGCGCATCATGTCGCTGGTGATCCTGCCGCAGGCGCTGCGGGTGATCATCCCGCCGATGATCTCGCAATACCTCAACATCACCAAGAACACCTCGCTGGCGCTGGCCGTGGGCTACATGGACATCCGGTCCACCCTGGGCGGCATCACCATCAACCAGACCGGGCGCGAGCTGGAAGGCATGCTGCTGATGATGCTGACCTATCTGGTGATCAGCCTGGTCATCTCGATGGGGATGAACTGGTACAACGCCTCTGTCCGGCTGAAGGAGCGCTGA
- a CDS encoding amino acid ABC transporter substrate-binding protein, with protein sequence MKKSVFLGTLSLTALAAGFASAATLDDVKARGTLNCGVSTGVNGFSAPDSNGVWQGFDVAVCRAVAAAVLGDPMKVNFITTTGQTRFSALASGEIDILARNTTWTYSRDADLKFTFAGVNYYDGQGFMVKKDLGVSSAKELDGATVCIQTGTTTELNLADYFKANNMKYEPVPIETNAEAQQQYLAGACDVYTTDASGLAATRATFADAENHIVLPEIISKEPLGPLVRQGDEQWSDIARWTLNALIAAEEFGVTSANIEELAKSTENPEIKRLLGVEGELGKMLGLDNAWAVRAIKAGGNYGEIFASTIGEATPIGLARGLNAQWTQGGLLYTPPFR encoded by the coding sequence ATGAAAAAATCCGTTTTCCTTGGCACGCTTTCGCTGACCGCCCTTGCGGCAGGCTTTGCGTCGGCAGCCACGCTGGACGATGTGAAGGCACGCGGAACGCTGAACTGCGGCGTCTCGACCGGCGTCAACGGCTTCTCTGCGCCCGACTCGAATGGCGTCTGGCAGGGCTTCGACGTGGCGGTCTGCCGCGCGGTCGCCGCGGCCGTGCTGGGCGACCCGATGAAGGTCAACTTCATCACCACCACCGGCCAGACCCGTTTCTCGGCGCTGGCCTCGGGCGAAATCGACATTCTGGCCCGGAACACGACCTGGACCTACAGCCGCGATGCCGACCTGAAGTTCACCTTTGCCGGCGTCAACTACTATGACGGCCAGGGCTTCATGGTGAAAAAGGATCTGGGCGTGTCCTCGGCCAAGGAGCTGGATGGCGCGACCGTCTGCATCCAGACCGGCACCACGACCGAACTGAACCTGGCCGACTACTTCAAGGCCAACAACATGAAGTACGAGCCGGTCCCGATCGAAACCAACGCCGAAGCGCAGCAGCAGTATCTTGCCGGCGCCTGCGACGTGTACACGACCGACGCCTCGGGCCTGGCCGCCACCCGCGCGACCTTTGCCGATGCGGAAAACCACATCGTCCTGCCCGAGATCATCTCGAAGGAACCGCTGGGCCCGCTGGTGCGCCAGGGTGACGAACAGTGGTCGGACATCGCCCGCTGGACGCTGAACGCCCTGATCGCCGCCGAAGAATTCGGCGTCACCTCGGCCAACATCGAGGAACTGGCGAAAAGCACCGAGAACCCCGAGATCAAGCGCCTGCTGGGCGTCGAAGGGGAACTGGGCAAGATGCTGGGCCTGGACAACGCCTGGGCGGTCCGCGCCATCAAGGCCGGCGGCAACTATGGCGAGATCTTCGCCTCGACCATTGGCGAGGCCACCCCGATCGGCCTGGCGCGCGGCCTGAACGCGCAATGGACCCAGGGCGGCCTGCTGTACACCCCGCCCTTCCGTTGA
- a CDS encoding ATP12 family chaperone protein, producing the protein MSGGKAKRFWKQAAVERDGAGWGVRLDGRPVKTPAKSPLVVPTEAMARAIAAEWDAQEAEVKPASMPVTRAANSAIDKVTPQFHAVAAMLADYGGTDLLCYRADGPAPLVARQAASWDPLLDWAAQHLGAPLACGTGVLPVAQAPDSLARLMAEVHAFDPFRLTALHDLVAISGSLVIGLAVARGRIGVDDGWLASRIDEHWQAEQWGADDEATAAEAVKRAAMADAARFLALCDGANAAAGSPAQ; encoded by the coding sequence ATGAGCGGGGGGAAGGCGAAGCGGTTCTGGAAACAGGCCGCGGTGGAACGTGACGGCGCCGGCTGGGGCGTGCGTCTGGATGGCCGGCCGGTGAAAACCCCTGCCAAATCGCCGCTGGTCGTGCCGACCGAGGCGATGGCCCGCGCCATCGCCGCCGAATGGGACGCGCAGGAGGCCGAGGTGAAACCCGCCTCCATGCCGGTGACCCGCGCCGCCAATTCCGCCATCGACAAGGTGACACCGCAGTTCCATGCGGTGGCGGCGATGCTGGCCGATTATGGCGGGACCGACCTGCTGTGCTACCGCGCCGACGGGCCGGCGCCGCTGGTGGCCCGCCAGGCCGCAAGCTGGGATCCGTTGCTGGACTGGGCGGCGCAGCATCTGGGGGCGCCGCTGGCCTGTGGCACCGGGGTGCTGCCGGTGGCACAGGCGCCGGACAGCCTGGCCCGGTTGATGGCCGAAGTTCACGCGTTCGACCCGTTCCGCCTGACCGCGCTGCACGATCTGGTGGCGATTTCCGGTTCGCTGGTGATCGGGCTGGCGGTGGCGCGCGGCCGCATCGGGGTGGATGACGGCTGGCTCGCCTCGCGCATCGACGAACACTGGCAGGCCGAACAATGGGGCGCCGACGACGAGGCGACGGCGGCCGAGGCCGTCAAGCGGGCCGCGATGGCCGATGCCGCACGATTCCTCGCGCTTTGCGATGGCGCTAACGCGGCGGCCGGATCCCCCGCGCAATAG
- a CDS encoding RluA family pseudouridine synthase, which yields MSGVQMVTVTEAEGEQRLDRWMKKRFAQLTQGAVEKMCRTGQVRVDGARAKASDRIAPGMVVRVPPLPDAPPPPRTDYGITADDARMIQDCVVFMDQHLIVLNKPAGLPSQGGSGLDHRHVDGLTPALTFGYKEKPKLVHRLDKDTSGLLVLARTDRVARALSEAFRHRNTRKIYWAAVAGVPNPKMGSIKFALMKAPGHGKAGEGEKMVCIHPAKMNDYPDAKRAHTDYSVMEILGARVSWVGLAPITGRTHQLRAHMAELGHPIIGDGKYGGSGQENLGDGWGSQLGGEISRKLHLHARLLSFEHPITKKMMTFTAPLPDHMAKTWKTLGWEVNSVPPDPFNLEDWPGVTGPRGRG from the coding sequence ATGAGCGGCGTTCAGATGGTCACCGTGACCGAGGCCGAAGGCGAACAGCGGCTGGACCGCTGGATGAAGAAGCGGTTCGCGCAACTGACCCAGGGCGCGGTGGAAAAGATGTGCCGCACCGGCCAGGTGCGGGTGGATGGCGCGCGGGCCAAGGCCAGCGACCGTATCGCCCCCGGCATGGTGGTGCGCGTGCCGCCGCTGCCCGATGCCCCGCCCCCGCCGCGCACCGATTACGGCATCACCGCCGACGATGCGCGGATGATCCAGGACTGCGTGGTCTTCATGGACCAGCACCTGATCGTGCTGAACAAGCCGGCCGGCCTGCCCAGCCAGGGCGGCAGCGGGCTGGACCACCGCCATGTCGACGGGCTGACCCCCGCGCTGACCTTCGGCTACAAGGAAAAGCCCAAGCTGGTCCACCGGCTGGACAAGGACACGTCGGGCCTGCTGGTGCTGGCCCGCACCGACCGCGTCGCCCGCGCCCTGTCCGAGGCGTTCCGCCACCGCAACACTCGCAAGATCTATTGGGCGGCGGTGGCTGGCGTGCCCAACCCCAAGATGGGGTCGATCAAGTTCGCCCTGATGAAGGCGCCGGGCCATGGCAAGGCGGGCGAGGGCGAAAAGATGGTCTGCATCCACCCCGCCAAGATGAACGACTACCCCGATGCCAAGCGCGCCCATACCGATTATTCGGTGATGGAAATCCTGGGCGCCCGCGTGTCCTGGGTGGGGCTGGCGCCGATCACCGGGCGCACCCATCAGCTGCGCGCGCATATGGCCGAACTGGGCCATCCGATCATCGGCGACGGGAAATATGGCGGGTCGGGGCAGGAAAACCTGGGCGACGGCTGGGGCTCGCAACTGGGCGGAGAGATCAGCCGCAAGCTGCACCTGCATGCCCGGCTGCTCAGCTTTGAGCATCCCATCACCAAAAAGATGATGACCTTCACCGCGCCCCTGCCCGACCATATGGCGAAAACCTGGAAGACGCTGGGGTGGGAGGTGAATTCCGTGCCGCCCGATCCCTTCAACCTGGAGGACTGGCCAGGCGTGACCGGGCCGAGGGGCCGGGGATGA
- the crcB gene encoding fluoride efflux transporter CrcB — MIWTLSQVALGGAVGAVARFLTVAGVARAWGPGFPLGTLVVNVAGSFLMGVLWIWLEARGLTRLAPLLMAGVLGGFTTFSAFSLDVLRLWENGQTMAAGGYVAASVVLSVMALVAGAALMRGMA; from the coding sequence ATGATCTGGACCCTTTCACAAGTGGCTTTGGGCGGCGCCGTCGGCGCCGTGGCGCGGTTTCTGACCGTGGCCGGCGTTGCACGCGCCTGGGGCCCCGGCTTTCCGCTGGGAACGCTGGTGGTGAATGTGGCAGGATCGTTCCTGATGGGCGTGCTGTGGATCTGGCTGGAGGCGCGGGGCCTGACGCGGCTGGCGCCGCTGCTGATGGCGGGGGTGCTGGGGGGGTTCACCACCTTTTCCGCCTTTTCGCTGGATGTGCTGCGCCTGTGGGAAAACGGACAGACGATGGCGGCGGGCGGCTATGTGGCCGCATCTGTCGTGCTGTCGGTGATGGCACTGGTCGCAGGCGCGGCCCTGATGCGGGGAATGGCATGA
- a CDS encoding glutathione S-transferase family protein, which produces MVLALYGHPFSSYTQKALIALYENATAFEFRCIGPDTPQHVQDWLARWPLAKFPLLLDGDRQVTETSLILEYLQLAHPGPVPLIPADPLAALEVRLMDRVFDLHVMAAMQLAVDTALGRYPMPRADGLRIAAERLDLAYGWLDGVMQRRDWAAGAAFSMADCAAAPALFYADWVHPIPPAQAALRAYRARLLARPAIARAVDEARPYRHLFPLGAPDRD; this is translated from the coding sequence ATGGTGCTGGCGCTGTATGGTCATCCGTTCTCGTCCTACACGCAAAAGGCGCTGATCGCGCTGTATGAAAACGCCACCGCGTTCGAATTCCGCTGCATCGGCCCCGACACGCCGCAGCATGTGCAGGACTGGCTGGCCCGCTGGCCGCTGGCCAAATTCCCCCTGCTGCTGGATGGCGACCGGCAGGTGACCGAAACCAGCCTGATCCTCGAATACCTCCAGCTGGCCCACCCCGGCCCGGTGCCGCTGATCCCGGCCGATCCGCTGGCGGCGCTGGAGGTGCGGCTGATGGACCGGGTCTTTGACCTGCATGTGATGGCGGCGATGCAACTGGCCGTGGACACCGCGCTTGGCCGCTATCCCATGCCCCGGGCCGACGGGCTGCGCATCGCGGCCGAGCGGCTGGATCTGGCCTATGGCTGGCTGGACGGCGTGATGCAGCGCCGCGACTGGGCGGCGGGCGCGGCCTTTTCGATGGCCGATTGCGCGGCGGCGCCGGCGCTGTTCTATGCCGACTGGGTGCATCCGATCCCGCCGGCGCAGGCGGCCCTGCGCGCCTATCGCGCCCGCCTGCTGGCCCGCCCCGCCATTGCCCGCGCGGTGGACGAGGCGCGCCCCTACCGCCACCTGTTCCCGCTGGGCGCCCCCGACCGGGACTGA
- a CDS encoding alpha/beta hydrolase, translating into MTSIPGFTRQTLHLPGIDLSVQQAGQGPPLILLHGYPQNGMCWSRVAPRLVQHFHVIIPDLRGYGHSAAPPDDAAHTVYSKRRMAQDIIELMDALNLPKANILGHDRGARVAYRLALDHPGRVTRLGIIEIVPTGDFWDAWMADLAMTAYHWTFLAQPAPLPERMIGADPVAYLDHTLASWTLDHTLATLPPEALDSYRAQIRDPARIHAMCADYRAGATTDRRLDGESRAAGARIAAPVCYLWAEHGFPARTGDPLGIWRRWVDDVQGAPCRSGHFVQEENPRAVLDLFLPFFRAGT; encoded by the coding sequence ATGACCAGCATTCCCGGATTCACCCGCCAGACGCTGCATCTGCCGGGGATCGACCTGTCGGTCCAGCAGGCGGGCCAGGGGCCACCGCTGATCCTGCTGCATGGCTATCCGCAGAACGGCATGTGCTGGTCGCGGGTGGCGCCACGGCTGGTGCAGCACTTCCATGTCATCATCCCGGACCTGCGCGGCTATGGCCACAGCGCCGCCCCGCCCGATGATGCGGCCCACACCGTCTATTCAAAACGCCGCATGGCGCAGGATATTATCGAGCTGATGGACGCGCTGAACCTGCCGAAAGCGAACATCCTGGGCCATGATCGTGGCGCGCGGGTGGCCTATCGGCTGGCGCTGGACCACCCTGGCCGGGTCACGCGGCTGGGCATCATCGAGATCGTGCCGACCGGCGATTTCTGGGATGCCTGGATGGCCGATCTGGCCATGACGGCCTATCACTGGACCTTTCTTGCCCAGCCCGCGCCGCTGCCCGAACGCATGATCGGCGCCGATCCGGTTGCGTATCTGGATCATACGCTGGCGTCCTGGACGCTGGACCACACGCTGGCCACCCTGCCGCCCGAGGCGCTGGACAGTTACCGCGCCCAGATCCGCGATCCGGCCCGCATCCATGCGATGTGCGCCGATTACCGCGCGGGCGCCACCACCGACCGGCGGCTGGATGGCGAAAGCCGCGCCGCGGGGGCGCGCATTGCGGCGCCGGTCTGCTACCTGTGGGCCGAACATGGCTTTCCTGCCCGCACCGGCGACCCGCTGGGCATCTGGCGCCGCTGGGTCGACGACGTGCAGGGGGCGCCCTGCCGGTCGGGCCATTTCGTGCAAGAGGAAAACCCCCGGGCGGTGCTGGACCTGTTCCTGCCGTTCTTCCGCGCCGGAACCTAG
- a CDS encoding calcium-binding protein produces MLGLLGVLGMLMTGVVASGLLVRPPEEGDDDSPPEAEDAPPPEMEDAALPEQIWDAGLDPAGVASLAGTSDLPPTAADAASLSGGRGDDGLEGTAARDLMLGRQGEDQLNGAGGNDRIHAGADDDTALGGHGDDRIWGDAGDDTLCGQEGDDALYGGTGQDTLIGGNGDDTLKGGEGDDWLAGGMGHDLMIAGPGQDTLDGDAGNDTLTGAFHAETGNAGNFLNGGEGDDVLRIGAGDIATGGKGVDRFELASNVQGQVARIMDYDAAQDELVVVYDAAGPAPVLSLAPGGVADEMVVLLDGKPLAEVAGAGGLTAGAIRLVAG; encoded by the coding sequence ATGCTGGGATTGCTGGGGGTGCTGGGAATGCTGATGACCGGGGTGGTCGCCAGCGGCCTGCTGGTCCGCCCGCCGGAAGAGGGCGACGATGACAGCCCGCCAGAGGCGGAGGACGCGCCGCCGCCCGAGATGGAGGATGCCGCCCTGCCCGAGCAGATCTGGGATGCCGGGCTGGACCCGGCGGGGGTGGCCAGCCTGGCCGGCACCTCGGACCTGCCGCCGACAGCGGCGGATGCCGCCAGCCTGTCAGGCGGACGCGGCGACGACGGGCTGGAGGGGACCGCTGCCCGCGATCTCATGCTGGGCCGGCAAGGCGAGGATCAGCTGAATGGCGCCGGCGGAAATGACCGGATCCATGCAGGGGCCGACGATGACACGGCCCTGGGCGGCCATGGCGACGATCGCATCTGGGGCGATGCCGGCGACGATACCCTGTGCGGGCAGGAAGGCGACGATGCGCTGTATGGTGGCACCGGCCAGGACACGCTGATCGGCGGCAACGGCGACGACACGCTGAAAGGCGGAGAGGGTGACGACTGGCTGGCCGGCGGCATGGGTCACGATCTTATGATCGCCGGCCCCGGGCAGGACACGCTGGATGGCGACGCCGGAAACGACACGCTGACCGGCGCTTTCCATGCCGAAACCGGGAACGCCGGCAACTTTCTGAACGGGGGCGAAGGCGACGATGTGTTGCGCATCGGCGCGGGCGACATTGCCACCGGCGGCAAGGGCGTGGACAGGTTCGAACTGGCCAGCAATGTGCAGGGCCAGGTCGCGCGCATCATGGATTATGACGCCGCGCAGGACGAGCTGGTCGTGGTCTATGATGCGGCCGGCCCCGCCCCTGTGCTGTCGCTGGCGCCCGGCGGGGTGGCCGATGAAATGGTCGTCCTGCTGGATGGCAAGCCCCTGGCCGAGGTGGCAGGCGCGGGTGGCCTGACGGCGGGGGCGATACGGCTGGTCGCCGGCTAG
- the rpsO gene encoding 30S ribosomal protein S15: protein MSITVEDKNRLIKEYATKEGDTGSPEVQVAILSSRIATLTEHFKSHKKDNHSRRGLLMMVAQRRKLLDYLKAKDEARYTSLIARLGLRR from the coding sequence ATGTCGATCACCGTCGAAGACAAGAACCGGCTCATCAAGGAATATGCGACCAAGGAAGGCGACACCGGCTCGCCCGAAGTGCAGGTCGCGATCCTGTCGTCGCGCATCGCCACGCTGACCGAGCATTTCAAGTCGCACAAGAAAGACAACCATTCGCGCCGCGGGCTGCTGATGATGGTCGCGCAGCGCCGCAAGCTGCTGGACTACCTCAAGGCCAAGGACGAGGCGCGCTACACCTCGCTGATCGCCCGCCTGGGCCTGCGTCGCTAA
- a CDS encoding NYN domain-containing protein, with amino-acid sequence MPAGTALFIDGENISATLVGQITNLCGQPGSAMAARVYGDVARLDAWARVPGFRLVHSGQGKNATDLLLAVEAMEFSFAQPGAAFVIVTSDADFSHLAHRLRERGHAVTGMGEAKTSPAFRASCQAFHEICVPKKALPPAVQEAPVASPPARDRLDLAIRSTIAANSTGKRGMPVVQLATEMKQRHGIMIGTLPERRWRPYLQARPALYALEPKGPDAHVRFLPEGFRSLLA; translated from the coding sequence ATGCCCGCAGGCACTGCCCTTTTCATCGACGGGGAAAACATCTCGGCCACGCTTGTCGGCCAGATCACGAACCTGTGCGGCCAGCCGGGCAGCGCGATGGCCGCGCGGGTCTATGGCGATGTCGCGCGGCTTGACGCGTGGGCCAGGGTGCCCGGTTTCCGACTGGTCCACAGCGGCCAAGGCAAGAATGCCACCGACCTTCTCCTTGCCGTCGAGGCGATGGAGTTTTCCTTTGCCCAGCCCGGCGCGGCCTTCGTGATCGTGACATCGGACGCGGATTTCTCGCATCTGGCGCACAGGCTGCGGGAAAGGGGCCATGCGGTGACCGGCATGGGCGAGGCGAAGACCAGCCCCGCGTTTCGGGCAAGTTGCCAGGCATTTCATGAAATCTGCGTGCCGAAAAAGGCGCTGCCCCCAGCGGTTCAGGAAGCCCCCGTTGCCTCGCCTCCGGCGCGGGACAGGCTGGACCTGGCAATCCGCAGCACGATTGCGGCCAACAGCACGGGCAAGCGCGGGATGCCAGTGGTGCAGTTGGCAACCGAGATGAAACAGAGGCACGGGATAATGATCGGCACCCTGCCCGAACGTCGCTGGCGGCCCTATCTTCAGGCCCGCCCCGCACTTTATGCGCTGGAGCCAAAGGGCCCCGATGCCCATGTCCGCTTCCTGCCCGAAGGGTTCCGGTCGCTTCTGGCCTGA
- the pnp gene encoding polyribonucleotide nucleotidyltransferase, translating into MFNVTRKSIQWGNETLTLETGKVARQADGSVIATLGETSVMANVTFAKKAKEGQDFFPLTVHYQEKYYAAGKIPGGFFKREARPSEKETLVSRLIDRPCRPLFVEGFKNEVLVMATVLSCDLVNDPDIVAMIAASAALTISGVPFMGPIGAARVGFVDGKYVLNPAMDDMTQLRHKPEQRLDLVVAGTQDAVMMVESEAYELTEEEMLGAVVFGHQQMQPVIDLIIDLAESAAKEPFDFTPPDLTAIYGKVKAAGEAQMRAAFAIRDKQERTAAISAAVTAIKGALSDEDLADINLGSAIKKLESSILRGDVVTNGTRIDGRDTKTVRPIVVETGILPRTHGSALFTRGETQGLVVTTLGTGEDEQIIDALNGNYRSNFLLHYNFPPYSVGEVGRVGSPGRREIGHGKLAWRALQAVLPAPTDFPYTIRVVSEITESNGSSSMASVCGGSLAMMDAGVPLKAPVAGVAMGLILEDDGKYAVLTDILGDEDHLGDMDFKVAGTTSGITSLQMDIKVAGITPAIMEQALAQAKDGRIHILNEMAKSLSAPQGFSEYAPKIETLTIPTDKIREVIGSGGKVIREIVEVSGAKVDINDDGVIKIASSDAAAIKKAYDMIWSIVAEPEIGQIYIGKVVKLVDFGAFVNFFGKRDGLVHVSQIANKRLQHPNELLKEGQEVKVKLLGFDERGKVRLGMKMVDQETGAEIVEPKKENAEG; encoded by the coding sequence ATGTTCAACGTTACCAGGAAATCCATCCAGTGGGGCAATGAAACGCTCACGCTGGAAACCGGCAAGGTTGCCCGTCAGGCTGACGGCTCGGTCATCGCCACGCTGGGCGAAACCAGCGTCATGGCCAACGTGACCTTTGCCAAGAAGGCCAAGGAAGGTCAGGATTTCTTCCCGCTGACCGTCCACTACCAGGAAAAATACTACGCCGCCGGCAAGATCCCGGGCGGCTTCTTCAAGCGCGAGGCGCGGCCGTCCGAGAAAGAGACGCTGGTTTCGCGTCTGATCGACCGTCCCTGCCGCCCGCTGTTCGTCGAAGGCTTCAAGAACGAAGTGCTGGTCATGGCGACCGTGCTGTCGTGCGACCTGGTGAATGACCCCGATATCGTCGCGATGATCGCCGCCTCGGCCGCGCTGACGATTTCCGGCGTGCCGTTCATGGGCCCGATCGGCGCCGCCCGCGTCGGTTTCGTCGATGGAAAATACGTCCTAAACCCGGCGATGGACGACATGACCCAGCTGCGTCACAAGCCCGAACAGCGGCTGGACCTGGTCGTTGCCGGCACCCAGGACGCCGTGATGATGGTGGAATCGGAAGCCTACGAGCTGACCGAGGAAGAAATGCTGGGCGCCGTGGTGTTCGGCCACCAGCAGATGCAGCCGGTGATCGACCTGATCATCGACCTGGCCGAATCCGCCGCCAAGGAACCCTTCGACTTCACCCCGCCGGATCTGACCGCGATCTATGGCAAGGTGAAAGCGGCGGGCGAGGCGCAGATGCGCGCCGCCTTCGCGATCCGCGACAAGCAGGAACGCACGGCCGCCATCTCGGCCGCTGTCACGGCCATCAAGGGCGCGCTGTCGGACGAGGATCTGGCCGACATCAACCTTGGCTCGGCGATCAAGAAGCTGGAATCGTCCATCCTGCGCGGCGATGTGGTGACCAACGGCACCCGCATCGACGGGCGCGATACGAAAACCGTGCGCCCGATCGTGGTGGAAACCGGCATCCTGCCGCGCACCCATGGCTCGGCCCTGTTCACCCGCGGCGAAACCCAGGGCCTGGTCGTGACCACGCTGGGCACCGGCGAGGATGAGCAGATCATCGACGCGCTGAACGGCAACTACCGTTCGAACTTCCTGCTGCACTACAACTTCCCGCCCTATTCGGTGGGCGAGGTTGGCCGCGTGGGGTCGCCCGGCCGTCGTGAAATCGGCCACGGCAAGCTGGCCTGGCGCGCGCTGCAAGCCGTGCTGCCGGCGCCGACCGACTTCCCCTATACCATCCGCGTGGTGTCCGAGATCACCGAATCGAACGGCTCGTCCTCGATGGCGTCGGTCTGCGGCGGGTCGCTGGCGATGATGGATGCGGGCGTGCCGCTGAAGGCGCCGGTTGCCGGCGTGGCCATGGGCCTGATCCTGGAAGATGACGGCAAATATGCCGTGCTGACCGACATCCTGGGCGACGAGGATCACCTCGGCGACATGGACTTCAAGGTTGCCGGCACCACCAGCGGCATCACCTCGTTGCAGATGGACATCAAGGTTGCCGGCATCACCCCGGCGATCATGGAACAGGCGCTGGCCCAGGCCAAGGACGGCCGGATCCACATCCTGAACGAGATGGCCAAGTCGCTGTCGGCCCCGCAGGGCTTCAGCGAATACGCGCCCAAGATCGAGACGCTGACCATCCCCACCGACAAGATCCGCGAAGTGATCGGCTCGGGCGGCAAGGTGATCCGCGAGATCGTCGAAGTGTCGGGCGCCAAGGTCGATATCAACGACGACGGCGTGATCAAGATCGCCTCCAGCGATGCGGCGGCCATCAAGAAGGCCTATGACATGATCTGGTCGATCGTGGCAGAGCCGGAAATCGGCCAGATCTACATCGGCAAGGTCGTGAAGCTGGTCGATTTCGGCGCCTTCGTGAACTTCTTTGGCAAGCGTGACGGTCTGGTCCATGTGTCGCAGATCGCCAACAAGCGCCTCCAGCACCCGAACGAACTGCTGAAGGAAGGCCAGGAAGTGAAGGTCAAGCTGCTGGGCTTTGACGAGCGTGGCAAGGTGCGCCTGGGCATGAAGATGGTCGATCAGGAAACCGGCGCCGAAATCGTCGAGCCGAAGAAGGAAAACGCCGAGGGCTGA
- a CDS encoding Lrp/AsnC family transcriptional regulator, with protein sequence MTALDPTDRRILTVLQRDGRISNADLAEQINLSASACHRRVQRLEEDGYIDRYVALLDARRLGRPTTVFVEITLQGQADELLDAFEREVARVPDVLECHLMAGSADYLLKIVAQDTEDFARIHRQYLSRLPGVAKMQSSFSLRTVLKTTAIAV encoded by the coding sequence ATGACCGCGCTGGACCCCACCGACCGCCGCATCCTGACCGTGCTGCAACGCGACGGGCGGATTTCCAATGCCGATCTGGCCGAACAGATCAACCTGTCCGCCTCGGCCTGTCACCGGCGGGTGCAGCGGCTGGAGGAAGACGGCTATATCGACCGCTACGTCGCGCTGCTGGATGCGCGGCGGCTGGGCCGGCCGACGACGGTTTTCGTGGAAATCACGCTGCAAGGCCAGGCAGACGAACTGCTGGACGCCTTCGAGCGCGAGGTGGCCCGGGTGCCGGATGTGCTGGAATGCCACCTGATGGCGGGTTCTGCCGACTATCTGCTGAAGATCGTCGCGCAGGATACCGAGGATTTCGCCCGCATCCACCGCCAATACCTGAGCCGGCTGCCCGGCGTGGCCAAGATGCAGTCGTCGTTTTCGCTGCGCACGGTGCTGAAGACCACGGCAATCGCGGTGTAG